The Lewinellaceae bacterium nucleotide sequence CGATGATTATGCCCTGAAATACAAGATCTTTCCTGATTTTACCGACCGGAAAGAGTTTCAGCGGATCATCCTCAAAGCGGCGGCCAACGACAATTATCCGGAAATTAGCGGAAGCGCCCATATCCGGGATGCCTATGTTCACGAGCTTTCGCAACTGGCGAACCTGGAACTGGACGAACGTACCTACGAACCTTGCATCGTATATCTCAATGGATCCTATTGGGGCGTGTATGAGCTGAGGGAAAAAGTCGATGACCCTGACTTTACGAGTTATTATTACAACCAGGATGAGCAGGACATCGATTTTATCAAAACATGGGGAGGCACCTGGCAGGAATACGGCAGCTGGGTCGACTGGTATGCCCTGACCGACTTTATCCACAACAACGACATGGCGGATCCGGCCAATTACGCTTATGTTACGGAACAATTTGATGTACTCAGCCTCATCGATTACATGATCCTCCATTCACTCAATGTATCCAGCGACTGGCTGAACTGGAACACGGCATGGTGGCGCGGCCGCAATCCGGAAGGCGGGGCCCGCAAGTGGAAATACATCCTTTGGGATGAGGACGCCACTTTTGGTCATTACATCAACTACACCAGCATTCCTGACCAAAGCCCAACGGCAGATCCCTGCAATCCGGAACTCATTAGCCCGTGGATTGATTTTGAAGGCCATGTAGAACTTTTAACGGACCTTTCGGTCAACGAAGATTTTTTCAGTCTGTACATCAACCGTTATGCGGATATGAACAACAGCTACTTCTCCTGCGATTTTATGATCCCATTGCTGGATACACTCATCGCCAGGATTGCCCCGGAAATGCCCCGGCATTGTCAAAAATGGGGAGGCACGGTAGCCGGCTGGGAAGCCAATGTGGAACAACTCAGAAATTTTATCGAAACCCGCTGTACTATCATCGATGAAGGTATTGTCGATTGTTATGAAGACGAAGGCATAACCGGCCCTTACGAGGTGCTCATTAATGTAGATCCTCCGGAATCCGGCAAAGTCAAAGCCAATACGGTGATCGGACAGAATTACCCCTGGCAGACCACCTATTTTGGGGGCATTGGTATTGAACTTACGGCCATCCCTGAAAACGGAGGCTCTTTCCTCTACTGGACCGTTAACAACAATATTTACGATCCCAACCAGTTTTCCGATATTATCAATATGGAACTGACTCAACATGACGAGATCACGGCCCATTTTACGGGTTCCATCCCTTGTGGGGAGCCTTTTGACATTTCCAGTCAACCTACTATGACCAGTGCTACAATTGAGTGGCTGAGCGCCGGAGATGTCCTGGCCCACGAGCTCAGGTATCGTCCGGCAGGCAGCAGTGAAGACTGGGAAGTGATGGTAGAGCAAGGCGATGCTGTTACCCTTTTCGGGCTGGATGTCTGTACCCAATACGAGGTGGAACTGAGAACCATTTGCTCCTTTTCTGTGAGCAATTATACTGAATTCAATTTCACCACCGAATGTGTCAACAGCACAGAGGAAGTCATCAACGGTATCGCTGAATTGCAGGTCTATCCGAATCCGTCGAGCGAGGATCTTTTTGTGGATCTTGTGCTGGATGAAAACAGCGACATTTATGTTGAATTGCTGACTGTATCCGGCCAAAAGGTTTTCCAGCAGGGATACTCTAATCTGCCTTTCGGCAAAAATACGATCCGGTTGGAGGAGGAAGTGAAAATTCTTCCGGCAGGCATTTATTTTTTGAAGATTAGCAATAACGGGGAGAGTGTTGTGCGGCGGATTGTGAGGAGTTAGGCTGGTTGCTTGATGCTTGATGCTGCTTGCTTGATGCTGGTTGCTGGTTACTTGATGCTGGTTACTTGATGCTGCTTGCTGGTTGCTTGATAAACACTTGTGCAAATTAAACCATCTGAATTTGAATAATCCTTTGTCTGCTTGTTTATCAACGTCGGTTTGACGGCGGACGGTGGCAATATCTTTGCGCAAGCCGGGTGAGTTTGGAAAAAGATATTGTCTCCGGGCAAGACGGAATATTTTAAAAAGGAGCGGGCGCGGAGCATTTCAGGATGCTTTGCGCCTTCTTTTTTTGGGTAGATTCCTTTCTTATGCAGCCGTTTGTAAACGGCTACAAACGGCTACAAACGGCATTAAACGGCTAATCACCGGATAATAATAAATAAATGCTGAGTATTGCAGATACTTAATTTTTAAATCAACCTGCAAACCGGATGAAAAAAGAATCACCTACAGTACAAGCCAGCATTTTTCAATATGAAGGACGTTCCCGAATCGCTTTGGTTTTCGAGTATGATCCTGACATTATTGAAAAAATAAGAAAAATATCAGGCAGGCAATGGAGTAAGGCATTAAACTTATGGCATCTGCCGAATACTCCAAATAGTCGCGAGGAAATCGATAAAATATTTCCTGGTATTTCCATTGAGAACGCCTTAAATAAAAAGGTAGGCCTGTCCGTCCCTGCCGAGGATCAAACGACGGAATCAAGGTTATTCTTCGCTGTAGATTTGGTGAACATTGACCTGAGAGCAAAGGTCAAAAACATAGCCAACCGTCGATGGCATAAGGAGGAAAAACTGTGGTCTGTTCCCGACCTCAAAACTTCGAGAGATTTTTTAGCAAAACACCAACTTGCTTTTACGACGAAGGAATTTCCGATCCATATTAAAAAAGAAAAAAAAGCCACTCCTGTCCAGCCACGGGAAGTGCTGCCTGAAGAAGTACAGCTAAAGGTAAACGAATTCAAAAAATGGATGGAGCAGCAGCGATACAGTTATTCAACTATAAAATGTTACCTGTCTTTCGTAAGCAAATTTTTCGCCTGCACCAAAGATAAACACTGGAAAACCATCACCCAGGTAGATATTACCGACTATAATCACCAGCAATTTATTTTGAAGGATAAATCCTATTCCACTCATAACCAGTTTATCAATGCAATAAAACTCTTTTACACGGTTCACAACGAGGCACAGATCATTCCTGAAGAAATGCAGCGTCCCCGGAAAAGCAGGAAACTCCCGAATATTTTAACCAAAGATGAAATCAAACGCATCCTTTCTTCCACTGGAAATATAAAGCACAAATGTTTACTGATGGTAATTTACGGTTCCGGTTTGCGCATAGGTGAGGCCCTTCGTCTCAGGATTGGGGATGTCAGAAGTAAGGAAAAACTTTTGTACATCAGGGCGAGCAAAGGAGCAAAAGACCGGAGGGTTCCCCTCTCAGAAGTCACGATAAAGGTACTGCGAGAATATTACCTGGTGCACCGGCCCAAGGATTTATTATTTGAAGGCCAAAATGGAGGTGCATATTCAACCCGGAGTGCTCAACAAGTCATGAAAAGAGCCTGTAAAAAGGCAGGAATAACATCAAAGGTAAGTCTCCATACATTGCGACATTCCTATGCTACCCACTTATTGGAGAGTGGAGTCGGGCTGCGATACATCCAGGAGATTTTAGGCCATAACAGTCCCAAGACGACTATGTTATACACTCATGTTAGTGGAAAACGCCTAAGTGAGGTAAGGAGTCCGATAGAAGATTTTGATTTATAATCCGCACAAAGTATTGCGATTACAAGCATATTCGGTTATATTTGGAAAACATTCGCAAAATATATTTGGAAACATTTACACGTAGATAAACAAGTTGTGGTGCATTTAAAACTACATGGAGAACATTTTACAGATTAATTTTAATAAATCTTATTAAATGACAGATATAATGAACACCGTTTACATTCAAATATTTTTAATCCTAATTTCTATAAATGGTTTTACTCAAAACAGAACGACGGACACAGACATAAGGAAACCTATTAAAACCGAAAGTGAAATTATTATTGACGGAAAATTAAACGAACCTATTTGGCAAAAAACAATTTTTATAAATGAATTATATGATGAAAATGGTAAATATAACGATACAGAGGCTCATGTTACTTATGATGCCGATAATCTGTATGTGGCTTTCATGTGTCAAATAAAAGACACGTCTGAGTTGAACAAAGAGCATTTGGATAAAGACAACGAGTTCATGTTAAGTAATGATTGGGTTGCATTTTGTGTCGATACCTATCATGATGGAATCAATGCTTATGCCTTTTTGGTAGATGCTGCTGGCAATGAACTGGATGGTGCCTTAAACCCGCCCACAAGGGATTTATCTTTTTCTTTTTCTACAAAATGGACTTCTGCTGTTAAAATAAACCAAAATGGTTACACGGCAGAAATGAAAATTCCACTTGAGAACCTGCCCGTAAGATGGAACAAGGATAGTGTAACAATAGCCATACAAATTATCAGGTACGATAAACAGAATAACCGAATGGTTCAGTGGCCGCAAACCAAAAATATAGGAAAATTTCAAACCATTGTTCTGCATGAAATAGATCAAACACATCCCCAAAACCTGTCAGGAGTAAATATTTCAGACAGGTTGATCTATAAAAAATCGAGAATAGATGTTAGCACCTTGTTGGGCCGGTGCCAGGGAGGAGATGCTTCTGTAATGGACTATTTAATATTCAAAAAGAGGGATATTGGTGGTGCTGAACATCCCAGGATGCTTCATCACAAATTGCAAACAGAACGGGTTAAGGAAATGTTTGAAAACACTGCGTATTTCAAACATTTAAATACAAATATAGATTTCGAAACCATGCTGGAAAGAGCTCAAACTACCGCATTTATTGTATTAAGAAACGACACAATACTATACGAAAACTATTTTAATGGCTTTAATAACGATTCAATTTTCACCTCATTTTCGGTTGCCAAATCATTTGTCAGTACGCTGGTAGGATTGGCTATTTCGGATGGGTTTATTAAAAGCGAAGATGATAAAATAACCGAATACCTGCCTGAGTTGATAAAAAAAGACACACTTTTTTCAAAAATCGCCATCAAAGATTTATTAAGTATGAGTTCAGGTCTGGCATATTCACATGATGGATTTCCTTCTGATGATGAGTTTACCTATGTATCTCCCGATTTAAGGAAAACCACACTTGATAATGTTCGAATTGAAGAACCACCGGCTACGCATTGGCGTTATAATAACTATAATCCCCTTTTGATCGGTATGATACTGGAACGAACAACAGGTAAGTCGGTCGCTAAGTATGCCGAAGAAAAACTATGGAAAAATATGGGCGGAAGCAATGCCAGTTGGAGCCTTGACGAGCATGGTTTTGAGAAAATGGAAAGCGGTATAAACTGCCATGCTTACGATTATGCACGATTTGCTTTGCTATTGCTTAATAATGGCAAATACAATGGAGTACAACTAGTACCTGAAAGCTGGGTACAAAAAGCAACGCAACCACAAGTCAGACCCGAAGGATATTATGATTATCTTTTAGAAAACAATACGTATTACAACTATCTCTGGTGGGGGAAATTTCGTGACGGACAGGAAAATGCCAATGACTTTTTTGGAATGGGAAACAAGGGTGAATATGTTTATATCTGTCCAGAGAAGAAGCTTACTATAATCAGGTTAGGGTTTGAATATGGTTTCACTCCCGCATCATTATCGTGGCCGGCTATGTTTTATGAATTTGCAACAAATTTTAAATAAATGAATATTTTATTAGAGAATAAAAACGACACCACAACATTTTGTATAAGTAATGGCAGGCGATGTGGTAAATATCAAGGTTCGTAACCCGCTCAAACTGCGTAGCTGTTTGACAGGAAAGTGTCACGCAATCTGCCACTACTCATACAATTTACCGTTAGCGGTCATTGTAGAAAAACGCACCGCTGAAAATGACTGAATATAAAAGACAAGTAAATTCTAAACCTAAAAATGTAAAAAATGAACGACATATTTAATACATACAAACCTGACAACTTTCATACAGTTACTCCATATCTTTTTGTTGACAAACCACAACTCTTAATTGACTTTCTGAAAAATGCCTTTTTTGCGAAAGAAATTAACCGTTCTGTAAACCCAACCAATGGAGATATAGCAAACTGTATTCTGCAAATAGGCGACACTTGCTTTATGATTAGTCAAGCCAGAGAACAATTTGAAGGAATGAGAACAGCACTTTATCTTTTCGTTGACGATGTAGAAGCTGTTCATCAAAGAGCCGTTGACAATGGAGCGAAAATTGAATTTGAACCAGCAGATATGCCATACGAAGACAGACAATCGGGTATAATTGACCCTTGTGGAAATTATTGGTGGATTTCAAAACGACAAGTAAAAAAGGGTTATCACGAATAAAAAAATACACGAGAACAACAACGAACCGCTAACATGGTATTTATGAAAGGCGGGCTGAACGTCATAATTTCAGCTACAGTAATTCTATTGAGCGGTAGTGCAAAACTGAACTTTTGTGCTCCGATTTTCCGCCCTTCATAAATACCCGGACCGTTGTAAGCAAGCCTAAAGAACGACCGTACTCCGAAAAAACAGACTTCTGAAAAACGAACTTTGACATCTTAACATAAACTTACGGACTGACTTTGGAAATACACAAGCCGACACGAATGTTTTAAAAATTTTCCCACCGCACATTTTAAAAATTAATTTTAGCCCACCGCACATTGGCACATTTGCAAAACCGCACAAGCCGACACACGACCCAAGTTTTGCAAAAGAGCCAATATCCCAACACTCAACAGACTGTTGAAAATTAAATTCAAAAAAATCTTATCAAGCAATGTGATGTTCAAAAATTGTTTTTACTTTTGCGAAGTAACTATCATAAACTGATACTTGTTTCAAAATGGCAAAACAA carries:
- a CDS encoding CotH kinase family protein, which translates into the protein MKKLYTKLLLLLFTLTIFQLRGQVVINEFSAANLESNTDNFGEHEDWIELYNTSNAYVDLSGYHLSDRTNNPDKWTFPDGSGITANGYLLIWASGRDLVTGNNIHTNFKITQTKNSEDVVFADPSGNIIDSNPINIPNQLGHSRARTTNGGPTWGVALIPTPGYGNGQVKGEYAQKPSISPSAGFYTDQVTVTIENTEPNSTIYYTTDGGDPDTGSGIYTGPFTVTSTTVVKAAVYSNDSNIPHSFTDYHTFFINEVHTIPVVSVSGRVLPNLFNGQQFNPKGTFELFDETGDRVADGSGEFNKHGNDSWAYDQRGVDFVTRDQMGDDYALKYKIFPDFTDRKEFQRIILKAAANDNYPEISGSAHIRDAYVHELSQLANLELDERTYEPCIVYLNGSYWGVYELREKVDDPDFTSYYYNQDEQDIDFIKTWGGTWQEYGSWVDWYALTDFIHNNDMADPANYAYVTEQFDVLSLIDYMILHSLNVSSDWLNWNTAWWRGRNPEGGARKWKYILWDEDATFGHYINYTSIPDQSPTADPCNPELISPWIDFEGHVELLTDLSVNEDFFSLYINRYADMNNSYFSCDFMIPLLDTLIARIAPEMPRHCQKWGGTVAGWEANVEQLRNFIETRCTIIDEGIVDCYEDEGITGPYEVLINVDPPESGKVKANTVIGQNYPWQTTYFGGIGIELTAIPENGGSFLYWTVNNNIYDPNQFSDIINMELTQHDEITAHFTGSIPCGEPFDISSQPTMTSATIEWLSAGDVLAHELRYRPAGSSEDWEVMVEQGDAVTLFGLDVCTQYEVELRTICSFSVSNYTEFNFTTECVNSTEEVINGIAELQVYPNPSSEDLFVDLVLDENSDIYVELLTVSGQKVFQQGYSNLPFGKNTIRLEEEVKILPAGIYFLKISNNGESVVRRIVRS
- a CDS encoding tyrosine-type recombinase/integrase; this translates as MKKESPTVQASIFQYEGRSRIALVFEYDPDIIEKIRKISGRQWSKALNLWHLPNTPNSREEIDKIFPGISIENALNKKVGLSVPAEDQTTESRLFFAVDLVNIDLRAKVKNIANRRWHKEEKLWSVPDLKTSRDFLAKHQLAFTTKEFPIHIKKEKKATPVQPREVLPEEVQLKVNEFKKWMEQQRYSYSTIKCYLSFVSKFFACTKDKHWKTITQVDITDYNHQQFILKDKSYSTHNQFINAIKLFYTVHNEAQIIPEEMQRPRKSRKLPNILTKDEIKRILSSTGNIKHKCLLMVIYGSGLRIGEALRLRIGDVRSKEKLLYIRASKGAKDRRVPLSEVTIKVLREYYLVHRPKDLLFEGQNGGAYSTRSAQQVMKRACKKAGITSKVSLHTLRHSYATHLLESGVGLRYIQEILGHNSPKTTMLYTHVSGKRLSEVRSPIEDFDL
- a CDS encoding serine hydrolase — translated: MTDIMNTVYIQIFLILISINGFTQNRTTDTDIRKPIKTESEIIIDGKLNEPIWQKTIFINELYDENGKYNDTEAHVTYDADNLYVAFMCQIKDTSELNKEHLDKDNEFMLSNDWVAFCVDTYHDGINAYAFLVDAAGNELDGALNPPTRDLSFSFSTKWTSAVKINQNGYTAEMKIPLENLPVRWNKDSVTIAIQIIRYDKQNNRMVQWPQTKNIGKFQTIVLHEIDQTHPQNLSGVNISDRLIYKKSRIDVSTLLGRCQGGDASVMDYLIFKKRDIGGAEHPRMLHHKLQTERVKEMFENTAYFKHLNTNIDFETMLERAQTTAFIVLRNDTILYENYFNGFNNDSIFTSFSVAKSFVSTLVGLAISDGFIKSEDDKITEYLPELIKKDTLFSKIAIKDLLSMSSGLAYSHDGFPSDDEFTYVSPDLRKTTLDNVRIEEPPATHWRYNNYNPLLIGMILERTTGKSVAKYAEEKLWKNMGGSNASWSLDEHGFEKMESGINCHAYDYARFALLLLNNGKYNGVQLVPESWVQKATQPQVRPEGYYDYLLENNTYYNYLWWGKFRDGQENANDFFGMGNKGEYVYICPEKKLTIIRLGFEYGFTPASLSWPAMFYEFATNFK
- a CDS encoding VOC family protein, coding for MNDIFNTYKPDNFHTVTPYLFVDKPQLLIDFLKNAFFAKEINRSVNPTNGDIANCILQIGDTCFMISQAREQFEGMRTALYLFVDDVEAVHQRAVDNGAKIEFEPADMPYEDRQSGIIDPCGNYWWISKRQVKKGYHE